A window of the Acidobacteriota bacterium genome harbors these coding sequences:
- a CDS encoding alpha/beta hydrolase has protein sequence MKTKTAPWIFRLLTSCLVVGTLMLSAYADGAKDKKNGAKKVMFKHQYAEVNGVKLHYVKAGEGKKLVMFVHGFPEFWYEYKNQLEDFGKDYTAVAPDMRGYNLSEKPAELEKYQVKYMVEDLRLLAEKLGHRKFILVAHDWGGAIAWAFAIAHPENLEKLVIINAPHPGVFARELAQNPAQQKASGYMLWFRGPDAEKTLSANNYAMLVNIVLGEGLKTGVFNEEDKKMYIEAWSQPGALTGGLNYYRAARVGPPAEGQKSEANFASGMNSLMVNVPTLVIWGEKDAALLTGNLDGLDKFVPQLTIKRIPEGTHWVIHEKPQLVNQYIREFIK, from the coding sequence ATGAAAACCAAAACCGCACCCTGGATTTTTCGTTTGCTGACAAGCTGTCTGGTCGTCGGCACTTTGATGCTCTCGGCGTATGCCGACGGCGCGAAAGACAAAAAGAACGGAGCAAAAAAGGTTATGTTCAAGCACCAATACGCCGAAGTCAACGGCGTCAAATTGCATTATGTGAAAGCCGGTGAAGGCAAAAAACTGGTGATGTTCGTTCACGGCTTTCCCGAATTCTGGTACGAATACAAAAATCAACTCGAAGACTTCGGCAAAGATTACACCGCCGTAGCCCCCGATATGCGCGGTTACAATTTATCGGAAAAACCTGCGGAGCTTGAAAAATATCAAGTCAAATACATGGTCGAAGACCTGCGCCTGCTTGCCGAAAAACTCGGACACCGGAAATTTATATTGGTTGCGCACGATTGGGGTGGAGCCATTGCCTGGGCATTTGCGATTGCGCATCCTGAAAATTTGGAAAAACTCGTCATCATCAACGCGCCGCATCCGGGTGTCTTTGCCCGCGAACTGGCGCAAAATCCCGCCCAACAAAAAGCCAGCGGTTATATGTTGTGGTTTCGCGGTCCTGATGCAGAGAAAACGCTGTCGGCGAATAACTATGCAATGTTGGTCAACATCGTTTTAGGCGAAGGACTCAAAACCGGCGTCTTCAACGAAGAAGATAAAAAGATGTATATCGAAGCCTGGTCGCAACCCGGCGCGCTCACTGGCGGTTTGAATTATTATCGCGCCGCCAGAGTTGGCCCTCCGGCTGAAGGACAAAAGAGCGAAGCCAATTTTGCATCAGGCATGAATTCGTTAATGGTGAACGTGCCGACCCTGGTCATCTGGGGCGAAAAGGATGCCGCGTTGCTTACCGGCAATCTCGACGGTCTGGATAAATTCGTTCCGCAACTCACCATCAAACGCATACCCGAAGGCACGCACTGGGTGATTCACGAAAAACCGCAACTCGTCAATCAATACATTCGCGAATTTATCAAATAA